In Plasmodium chabaudi chabaudi strain AS genome assembly, chromosome: 9, the following proteins share a genomic window:
- a CDS encoding rhomboid protease ROM3, putative produces the protein MLNEYAENNENSNLLPGTAGLIEKNAQNKFYDALFPHISLNRIIVWISFFQILIYILSCLLSENLTVPNVDVLMFLGATYGPSIKQGELWRLVFPIFLHANWWHLIINIICILNLGLVIETKYKKKRFLLIYFLSGFIGNTLTTICNPCQLAVGASTSGFGLIGCSIMEIFLAWKNLSKKAKNYYIFNISIFLVFFLFVSFSPTVDFFGHIGGFVCGAFLACHYNKFLGYDIFQECLHYGFASICALIIFYLPLRLFVLNMPCEFV, from the exons ATGTTAAACGAATATGcggaaaataatgaaaattcaAATTTGTTACCTGGGACTGCTGGACTGATTGAGAAAAATgcacaaaataaattttacgATGCTTTATTTCCTCATATATCACTAAATAG AATTATTGTATGGATtagtttttttcaaatattaatttatatattgagTTGCTTATTAAGTGAAAACTTAACAGTTCCTAATGTAGACGTCTTGATGTTCCTTGGAGCTACATATGGGCCATCCATCAA GCAAGGAGAATTATGGAGACTAGTATTTCCTATATTTTTGCACGCCAATTGGTGgcatttaattataaatataatatgtattttaaatttaggGTTAGTAATTGAGActaagtataaaaaaaagcggtttttattaatatattttttatcggGATTTATTGGAAATACATTAACAACAATTTGTAATCCTTGCCAATTGGCAGTTGGAGCATCAACTAGTGGATTTGGATTAATTGGATGCTCTATtatggaaatatttttagctTGGAAAAATTTATCGAAGaaagcaaaaaattattatatatttaatatatctatttttttagtattttttttatttgtaagtTTTTCTCCAACTGTTGATTTTTTTGGTCATATAGGAGGATTTGTGTGCGGAGCTTTTTTGGCATGCCATTACAACAAGTTTTTGGGATATGACAT ttTTCAGGAATGTCTACATTACGGATTTGCCTCGATTTGTgctttaattattttttatttaccaCTTCGCCTATTCGTTTTGAATATGCCATGTGAATTTGTTTag
- a CDS encoding leucine--tRNA ligase, putative gives MIIIICLIIVVGIADLISFNTSKVIDAFGIVKNYENKNLFLRPSNYTKRRKKYDYENGRNRNIKINNAKKNLYDFKLIEKKWQIIWNCKKLLDKDFKRFNKYMENESKGEKKSDDKTGAEYADGNGTEAELNRHRNEIEESTPSVGKKGGSNTVGCDMKEKYYILDMFPYPSSSGLHVGHILCFTITDVISKFKRMNKYCVFHPIGWDSFGLPCDRLSMKLKVDPRQIIKKNISNFKNQLIKLGFLFNWENEINTCEKKYFKWTQWIIIQMFLNNLAYKKKSYVNWSDELNCVISNDELRNEINLKNLKIKKIKLLQWYLKITKYAKRLVKDLNLINWPDKIKNMQNNWIGIKSGIIIKAKIMDSKYLINYYSDFIKKLKIPHIFYNSVYNNYSLLLLNRVYTSMLEHKKTYDFFLFENEDMSSSLNGSIVELCNKIDVVSSDENSEEINMSKLLLNQHNNILPVTKEFDKSNVDQSNDNYVNIFITQNDSILENDKIIISIEHPDIHKIINGNKFLENIINEKILQDDMTRLKDDKIYFSGSVFYNPIINKYIPIYICSWILENHKNTLFFMEKEKADKMERNKKNELIYDLIANSKFSKKKYMYNLKDWLFSRQRYWGEPFPFIYKTEETNGREYFYKDEEENNKVQIKKVANGRNNDVYIDKIPVCLPKFDKSIYDVKTGEDVGSYENDNAHSVLSKFKDWIYLKNEKDDVLYKRECDIMPQWAGSSWYYLRYIDPKNEKKIFNKKKINSWLPVDLYVGGSEHAVLHLLYARFFHKFLYDLKLVNHKEPFKKLFNQGLLLNAASFYLYTDLQNRLISFENVGKLLKGGVKMDPIENVREQDEIVNELINGKSYKTEGNVVRKYLIDEKYVIEKENKYYLKNLNSIQVQPIYEKMSKSRGNIINPDDIVKKYGADCLRLHILFLGPVDQNKKWSIKGIKGTYKFLNKLYNLFIKRKEETDHSDGENKEWHGLICENCVEIQKDKKLISDFVKKKVNGTKQGVKKLIKIVREKGNNNMILSDIIKKKKTDEIEKEKKIITNYYITQITSCIEKTRLNTAVSFFMKFYNVIKTWDYIPLKIFLIFIKLLYPFCPHISEEFWFYYLKKYKGREKGNKIKNVKKKEKVAKQICYFCNSRSLLFYAKWPSLFQIKNNEKSANISIRINNKHITYIKNNGESSKQNIIEQSTNMIKDSIDKEIKKGKKIVNIINVPNKLINFVII, from the coding sequence atgataataataatttgtttaataaTCGTGGTGGGTATTGCTGATTTGATTTCTTTTAACACTTCGAAGGTTATTGATGCATTTGGAATAGTAAagaattatgaaaataaaaatttatttttgagaCCAAGCAATTATACGAAGAGgcgtaaaaaatatgactATGAAAATGGAAGaaatagaaatattaaaattaataatgcaaaaaaGAATTTATACGATTTTAAgttaatagaaaaaaaatggcaaATCATATGGAActgcaaaaaattattggaTAAAGATTTTAAAAGGTTTAATAAGTATATGGAAAATGAAAGTAAGGGAGAGAAAAAAAGCGACGATAAAACAGGGGCGGAATATGCTGATGGGAATGGCACTGAGGCTGAGCTGAATAGGCATAGAAATGAAATAGAAGAAAGCACGCCTAGTGTTGGAAAAAAAGGTGGTAGCAATACTGTTGGATGCGATATGAAAGAAAAGTATTACATACTAGATATGTTTCCATATCCATCATCTTCAGGATTACATGTTGGACATATTCTATGTTTTACTATAACGGATGTTATAAGTAAATTTAAGAGgatgaataaatattgtGTTTTTCATCCTATAGGATGGGATAGTTTTGGATTGCCATGTGATAGACTATCtatgaaattaaaagtaGACCCTagacaaattataaaaaaaaatatttctaactttaaaaatcaattaataaaactagggtttttatttaattgggaaaatgaaataaatacatgtgaaaaaaaatattttaaatggaCACAATGGATAATTATCcaaatgtttttaaataatttagcttataaaaaaaaatcatatgtGAATTGGTCTGATGAACTTAATTGTGTTATATCAAATGATGAATTaagaaatgaaataaatttaaaaaatttaaaaataaaaaaaataaaattattacaatggtatttaaaaattacaaaatatgcaaaGAGATTAGTTAaagatttaaatttaattaattggccagacaaaataaaaaatatgcaaaataatTGGATTGGTATAAAATCtggaattattataaaagcaAAAATTATGGATTCtaaatatttgataaattattattctgattttataaaaaaattaaaaataccacatatattttataacagtgtgtataataattattcccTTCTATTACTGAATCGTGTTTATACTTCTATGCTagaacataaaaaaacatatgacttttttttatttgaaaatgaagataTGTCTAGTAGTTTAAATGGTAGTATTGTAGAGCTGTGCAACAAAATAGATGTCGTTAGTTCTGATGAAAACAGTGAAGAAATAAACATGTCCAAGCTTTTACTAAACCAGcacaataatattttgccAGTTACAAAAGAATTTGACAAATCGAATGTAGACCAAtcaaatgataattatgtaaatatatttataacacAAAACGATAGCATattagaaaatgataagaTAATTATAAGTATCGAGCATCCtgatattcataaaattattaacggcaataaatttttagaaaatataattaatgaaaaaatattacaagATGATATGACCAGATTAaaagatgataaaatatatttttcggGATCCGTTTTTTATAATCcaattattaataagtatatacccatatatatatgttcttGGATTTTGGAAAACCATAAAAACACTCTGTTTTTTatggaaaaagaaaaggcggataaaatggaaagaaataaaaaaaacgaactAATATATGATCTTATAGCTAATTCAAaatttagtaaaaaaaaatatatgtacaacTTGAAGGATTGGCTATTTTCAAGACAGCGATATTGGGGTGAGCCCTTTCCATTTATCTACAAAACTGAAGAAACAAATGGAAgagaatatttttacaaggatgaagaagaaaataataaagttcaaattaaaaaggtaGCAAATGGGCGAAATAATgatgtatatatagataaaatTCCTGTTTGTCTTCCCAAGTTTGATAAGAGCATATATGATGTAAAAACGGGTGAAGATGTAGGAAGTTACgaaaatgataatgcaCACTCAGTTCTTTCTAAATTTAAAGATTGGatctatttaaaaaatgaaaaagatgatgttttatataaaagagAATGTGATATAATGCCACAATGGGCAGGTTCTAGTTGGTATTATTTACGTTATATTGatccaaaaaatgaaaaaaaaatttttaataaaaaaaaaataaattcttGGCTACCTGTAGATTTATATGTAGGTGGGAGTGAGCATGCAGTACTTCATTTGTTATATGCCagattttttcataaatttttatatgatctTAAATTGGTGAATCATAAAGAACCATTTAAAAAGTTGTTTAACCAAGGACTACTATTAAATGCTGCATCCTTTTATTTGTACACCGATTTACAAAACCGGTTGATAAGTTTCGAGAATGttggaaaattattaaaggGGGGTGTTAAAATGGATCCGATTGAAAATGTAAGAGAACAAGACGAAATAGTGAacgaattaataaatggaaaaagTTATAAGACAGAAGGAAATGTAGTAaggaaatatttaattgatgaaaaatatgttattgaaaaggaaaataaatattatttaaaaaatttaaactCAATACAAGTACAAccaatttatgaaaaaatgtcAAAATCAAGaggaaatataataaatccAGATgatatagtaaaaaaatatggagcTGATTGTTTGAggttacatattttatttctggGTCCAGTagatcaaaataaaaaatggtcAATCAAAGGAATTAAGGGAacatacaaatttttaaataaattatacaacctatttattaaaaggaAAGAAGAAACGGATCATTCAGATggtgaaaataaagaatggCATGGCTTAATTTGTGAAAATTGTGTAGAAATACAAAAGGACAAGAAATTAATTTCCGATTTTGTGAAAAAGAAAGTCAATGGAACAAAACAAGgggtaaaaaaattgataaaaatagtgagagaaaaaggaaataataatatgatattatctgatattattaaaaaaaaaaaaacagatgaaattgaaaaggaaaaaaaaataataacaaattattatattacacAAATAACAAGCTGTATAGAAAAAACTCGATTAAATACAGctgtttcattttttatgaaattttataatgttataaaaacatgGGATTATATaccattaaaaatatttttaatttttataaaattgttatatcCATTTTGTCCACATATAAGTGAAGAGTTTtggttttattatttaaaaaaatataaaggaagagaaaaaggaaataaaataaaaaacgtgaaaaaaaaagaaaaagtagCAAAGCAAATTTGCTATTTTTGCAACTCTCGTTCTTTGTTATTTTATGCAAAATGGCCTTCCTTATTTcaaatcaaaaataatgaaaaatctGCAAACATTTCAATACGAATAAACAATAAgcatattacatatattaaaaataatggtgAAAGCTCAAAACAAAACATAATAGAGCAATCGacaaatatgataaaagaTTCTAtagataaagaaataaaaaaaggaaaaaaaattgttaatattataaatgttCCTAACAAgctaataaattttgtgaTAATATGA
- a CDS encoding mitochondrial inner membrane protein OXA1, putative, translating into MNKAASKLSNNLFINICLKRKKHGFTNNCIIINNNVYNTNLKNGKYSTPINSLIYRGFGNSTNNIGLGNPMSGNDGPQKKSEQLFNIFENNNIQKELTKNSNLLNLNEIEMNGEYENVQPYTDFIFDKCKANIDNDLDPYENSWYFNIVYELLNSTKILLDCSWLVSIIATTTFLRLIILPLTISAERDRRKQKILNPVIKEFTNKLKTHAQSGNIKKALEYKTKILNIRNTHGISLIPKSIILMIFMQTPLFFIFYFSMKKIASYPEIFKEFTFESPLWLDSLSLPDPYCILPILSSLLLLSNHELTSLIDKHIANNNPNKYDDESEFQKNIKKISKIAMRAFYISSALFFKSMPSGLFIYFITNTFFQLFVTQVCKIKVVENFLDLPPLHSRGLSNDDNNESHKPPKNIHMNDLIKNKKT; encoded by the coding sequence ATGAACAAGGCTGCGAGCAAATTGTCAAACaacttatttattaacatatgtttaaagagaaaaaaacatgGTTTCACAAataattgtattattattaataacaatgtatataacaccaatttaaaaaatggaaaatatagTACCCCAATTAATTCTCTAATATATCGAGGGTTTGGAAATTCGACAAATAACATCGGATTAGGAAATCCAATGAGTGGAAATGATGGCCCACAAAAGAAAAGCGAGCAAttattcaatatatttgaaaataacaaCATACAAAAAGAATTAACAAAGAATTCCaacttattaaatttaaatgaaatagaAATGAATGgagaatatgaaaatgtaCAACCATATactgattttatttttgataaatgtAAAGCTAATATAGATAACGATTTAGATCCATATGAAAACTCATggtattttaatattgtatatgaattattaaattcaacaaaaattttattagatTGTTCATGGTTAGTATCAATAATAGCAACTACCACATTTTTGcgattaattattttaccTTTAACAATATCAGCTGAAAGAGATcgaagaaaacaaaaaattttaaatccTGTAATTAAAGAATtcacaaataaattaaaaacacaTGCCCAATCaggaaatattaaaaaagcattagaatataaaacaaaaatattaaatatacgAAATACACATGGTATATCTTTAATACCTAAATCTATCATATTAATGATTTTTATGCAAACACcattattctttattttttatttttcaatgaaaaaaatagcttCTTATCCtgaaatttttaaagaGTTTACTTTTGAATCTCCATTATGGCTAGACAGTTTATCATTACCAGACCCTTATTGTATCCTACCCATTTTATCATCACTTTTACTTTTATCAAATCATGAATTAACATCATTGATTGATAAACATATTGCCAATAATAatccaaataaatatgatgatGAATCggaatttcaaaaaaatattaaaaaaatatcaaaaatagCTATGAGagcattttatatatcatcagcattattttttaaatctatGCCATCtggattatttatttattttattactaatacattttttcaattatttGTAACTCAAGtttgtaaaattaaagTAGTAGAAAACTTCCTAGACCTACCTCCACTACATTCAAGAGGTTTATCCAATGATGACAATAATGAAAGTCACAAGCCCCccaaaaatatacacatgAACGatcttattaaaaataaaaaaacctAA
- a CDS encoding translation initiation factor eIF-2B subunit alpha, putative, whose protein sequence is MNDCDNSKNDDSPEEHEVVTSFKKYYFEDKNPMHIAALKSLENSLKSSNTKTNFEYFMKLNEAKSQLNNYIKNENVKKQIILAPHSKRMTIYPIVTACDIYHHFVVKKYTHNENNFDDLKSISSTCASDFPKTLQNSLDMIVKNSRTLFANGKIKILTHTSSECVKALLLNAVKIKKIKICVYFSYPENCNNNNYLEKDTNFDNKFINDLKNENIDVIKINIQEIQNIFEIIDFVIVGTELVIDNGGIIAKKGIKLISELCSLNKKELFVLCEAYKFLKIKTIKNYDEDFYHYCTKNITNQNNFLYEFVPHNFITLFYTDIGIFPPSTISFELNKLYINDTS, encoded by the exons ATGAATGATTGTGACAATTCAAAGAATGATGATTCCCCTGAAGAACATGAAG tgGTTAccagttttaaaaaatattactttGAAGACAAAAATCCAATGCATATAGCTGCTCTTAAATCATTAGAAAA cTCCTTAAAAAGTAGTAACACAAAAAccaattttgaatattttatgaaactAAACGAAGCTAAATCACAATTAAACaactatataaaaaatgaaaatgtaaaaaaacaaattatattagCTCCACATTCAAAAAGAATGACAATTTATCCAATAGTTACAGCCTGTGATATTTACCACCACTTTGTGGTAAAGAAATATACACACAACGAAAAT aatttCGACGATTTAAAGAGTATTAGCTCGACATGTGCTAGCGATTTTCCCAAGACCCTTCAAAACAGTTTGGATATGATTGTGAAAAATAGCCGTACGCTTTTTGCTAATggaaaaatcaaaattttgaCACATACTAGTTCGGAATGCGTAAAAGCCTTACTCTTAAATGCAgtcaaaattaaaaaaataaaaatatgtgtttATTTTAGCTACCCAGAAAATtgtaacaataataattatttagaaaaggatacaaattttgataataaatttataaatgatttaaaaaatgaaaatattgatgttataaaaattaatatacaagaaatacaaaatatatttgaaataatCGATTTTGTCATAGTAGGAACAGAATTAGTTATAGACAACGGTGGTATTATAGCCAAAAAGggaattaaattaatatcaGAATTATgttcattaaataaaaaagaattatttgtattatgtGAAGCttacaaatttttaaaaattaaaacaattaaaaattatgatgaagatttttatcattactgtacaaaaaatataacaaatcaaaacaactttttatatgaGTTTGTTCctcataattttataacgCTTTTTTATACAGATATAGGAATTTTTCCTCCATCCACAATATCTTTTGAACTAAATAAATTGTACATAAATGACACCAGCTGA
- a CDS encoding folate transporter 1, putative, whose protein sequence is MEREKFSYLHTKDSYETCSTLTADSFHSFTESKFLIRKKPNEDDDHTANAISNKISSSFIAMLQGVEVLCNLPILYIFKDTYHLHPASLNILISIIKIPWAIKLLWGIISDTYPIFGYRRKYYLMFGSGLCILSLLILGLISHTNISLTIFLLVVYFFGSALCNVIGEAQVIESGRKGSINSTAKNISIFFAFRKVGFAVMHYLSGYLLSIMNNQHIFLISSILPLSIFISAFFVVEKRSYKKCKIEKQIKSIYEIIKTSYIQKLILFIFIMTSTPSSGSILFFFMANELQFTPKLLGKISMFQSLASLLAILLYMLILNKINIKKLLLYSTIVIAPFSLLPLLAVQKINIFIPNTLFIITDTILVEFIGELQSIPILVECSRIIPEGFESTIYSFLLSVNNFAIMISSLISSILTYQLGITSTNFDNLPKMIVICCLTNIIPIIFLYNATKFDNDSKAYKSRDNHTLNSWDSESTLFDSQSYEIKNCEDIKYFITENGHDIPIQ, encoded by the exons ATGGAAAGAGAAAAATTCAGTTATTTGCATACCAAAGACAGCTATGAAACTTGCAGTACATTAACAg CTGATTCGTTTCATTCTTTTACTGAAAGCAAATTCTTGATTAGAAAAAAACCAAACGAAGATGATGACCACACTGCCAATGCAATTTCCAATAAAATTTCTTCAAGCTTTATAG CGATGCTACAAGGGGTCGAGGTTCTTTGCAACCTTCCCATTCTGTACATATTCAAGGACACGTATCACCTTCATCCCG CTAGTCTTAACATACTAAtaagtataataaaaatccCATGGGCaatcaaattattatggGGAATAATTTCAGACACATATCCTATATTTGGCtatagaagaaaatattatttaatgtttGGATCAGggttatgtatattatcaCTACTAATTTTAGGATTAATATCACATACTAATATATCTTTAACGATATTCTTATTggttgtatatttttttggaagTGCTCTTTGTAATGTTATTGGTGAAGCACAAGTAATTGAGTCAGGTAGAAAAGGCTCTATAAATTCAACagctaaaaatatttcaattttttttgcctTTAGAAAAGTAGGATTTGCTGTAATGCATTATCTATCTGGTTATTTATTATCTATTATGAATAAccaacatatttttttgatttcttctattttaccattatctatatttatatccgCTTTTTTTGTTGTTGAAAAAAGGAGTTATAAAAAGTGTAAAATAGAAAAGCAAATAAAAtctatatatgaaataatcAAGACAtcttatattcaaaaattaattttatttatatttataatgacATCAACACCATCTAGTGgaagtatattatttttttttatggctAACGAATTACAATTTACACCAAAATTATTAGGAAAAATATCCATGTTTCAATCGCTAGCTAGCTTACtagctattttattatatatgttaatacttaataaaattaacatcaaaaaattattactatattCAACTATTGTAATAGCACCATTTAGTTTACTCCCATTATTAGCtgttcaaaaaattaatatttttataccgAACAcactatttattataacagATACTATACTAGTTGAATTTATCGGAGAATTACAATCTATCCCTATATTAGTGGAATGCTCAAGAATAATACCTGAAGGTTTTGAATCaacaatatattcatttttattatccgtaaataattttgcaaTAATGATTAGTTCACTCATCTCATCAATATTAACATATCAACTAGGTATAACATCAACCAATTTTGATAATCTACCCAAAATGATAGTCATTTGTTGCcttacaaatataatacccattatttttttatacaatgCAACCAAATTTGATAACGATTCGAAAGCTTATAAAAGTAGGGACAACCATACTCTTAATTCTTGGGATAGTGAGTCCACATTATTTGATTCCCAAtcatatgaaataaaaaattgtgaagacattaaatattttatcacaGAAAATGGGCATGATATACCGATACAATAA
- a CDS encoding GPI-anchored micronemal antigen, putative, with protein MKHNILLPLLLIIAVLNAVNSLIKNGNSNSQPLVPEVNPAQNANNNEDTCEIQKMAEEMIENLLNEKDVLTLIMEPLQNKLNDDYICEPVKYNNICIYEKDKAPLSFQCTSEKYENLIHRFTYKKLCRSKITYCNILLKSFIDKNKETNTFDTIINNYNVLLSCVDSDLKAIYKESISLLSDLRDSIIDITEKLWSKNISDVFKKREQLITGIFCELRNGSSSSLVSHGLSYENFGILKINNEKLLSQAFYAFSEYYYYFPLFAIKLLEKGGFVDRLVSIHENLTNYRAKNIIKKINDKSRNEVLSNDELFTNLNNYKHHNQKNANSFISMTGINIEDNTVEDANASNKLDSKLRNNTTTSMQSKNTNILPPKDTNTNNAGSTNLSNPLSSPDLLKAKDVSELVKDMIKSLNIVKFENDQPTNKTDEEGIKKLIENSFMDLSDNSMLVRLLLKPQAAILYIIQSFILMTPSPTRDAKTYCKKSLVNGQLIDSSDADATSEEDDLVNKFASKYNLIYEKLIVEELRENEQNTKTLKTSKTKLSALEVRNTQNNNPNGENHNSPLIAVVSDPAGEETDDIINNNVNLLALSADIEQTFKTLSSTGAGFSSTISYALFAFFSILLYFI; from the coding sequence ATGAAACACAATATATTGCTCCCTTTATTACTTATAATCGCAGTGTTAAATGCTGTAAATTCGctgataaaaaatggaaatagtAATTCGCAACCCTTAGTTCCTGAAGTAAACCCAGCACAAAATGCCAATAACAATGAAGATACCTGTGAAATCCAAAAAATGGCAGAAGAAATGATAGAAAATTTGTTGAATGAAAAAGATGTATTAACCTTAATAATGGAACCACtacaaaacaaattaaacgatgattatatatgtgaaccagtaaaatataataacatttgtatatatgaaaaagacAAAGCCCCTTTATCATTTCAATGTACAAGTGAGAAATATGAAAACTTAATTCATCGATttacttataaaaaattgtgccgttcaaaaataacttattgcaatattttattaaaatcgttcattgataaaaataaagaaaccAATACATTTGATaccataataaataattataacgTTTTACTAAGCTGTGTCGATAGTGATTTAAAAGCAATTTATAAAGAATCGATAAGTTTACTTTCCGATTTAAGGGATTCAATTATAGACATAACAGAAAAATTATGgtctaaaaatatttcagatgtttttaaaaaacgaGAACAATTAATTACAGGAATATTTTGTGAACTAAGAAATGGAAGTTCATCGAGTTTAGTATCTCATGGTTTAtcatatgaaaattttggaattttaaaaattaataatgaaaaattgttaaGCCAGGCATTTTATGCATTTTCGgaatactattattatttcccaTTATTTGCAATTAAGTTGTTGGAAAAAGGAGGATTTGTAGACAGACTAGTATCAATTCATGaaaatttaacaaattatagagctaaaaacattataaaaaaaattaatgataaaTCGAGAAATGAAGTTTTAAGTAATGATGAATTGTTcacaaatttaaataattataagcaTCACAaccaaaaaaatgcaaattcGTTCATTAGCATGACtggaataaatatagaagaTAATACAGTCGAAGATGCTAACGCTTCTAATAAATTAGATTCCAAATTACGAAATAACACAACCACATCTATGCaatcaaaaaatacaaatatactACCACCAAAGGACACCAATACCAATAATGCAGGTAGTACCAATTTAAGCAATCCATTATCATCCCCAGATTTATTAAAGGCAAAAGATGTTTCTGAATTAGTAAAAGATATGATAAAAAGCttaaatattgttaaatttgaaaatgatCAACCCACCAATAAAACCGATGAAGAAGGAATTAAAAAACTTATAGAAAATTCTTTCATGGATTTAAGTGATAATTCTATGTTAGTTCGTTTATTACTAAAACCACAAGCagcaatattatatataattcaatCATTTATCCTTATGACACCATCCCCTACACGTGATGCTAAAACATATTGCAAAAAGTCACTAGTTAATGGCCAATTAATTGATAGTTCCGATGCAGATGCAACATCAGAAGAAGATGATTTAGTTAATAAATTTGCTAGTAAGtacaatttaatttatgaaaaactAATTGTTGAGGAATTAAGAgaaaatgaacaaaatacaaaaacattaaaaacATCGAAAACAAAATTGTCAGCATTAGAAGTTCGTAACACACAAAATAACAATCCCAATGGCGAAAATCACAATTCTCCACTAATTGCAGTAGTAAGTGATCCAGCTGGTGAGGAAACtgatgatataataaataataatgttaatTTATTAGCATTATCAGCAGATATCGAACAAACTTTTAAGACTTTAAGTTCTACGGGCGCAGGTTTTTCATCTACTATTTCTTATGCCCTATTCGcctttttttctattttattatatttcatttaa